In the genome of Quercus robur chromosome 3, dhQueRobu3.1, whole genome shotgun sequence, one region contains:
- the LOC126718965 gene encoding probable WRKY transcription factor 57, protein MEEGDKSDPGTEFASDSSWPLGPHDSDNVYFFANNNRGGRRGEDDTTILSEFGWNLRPESDDPNRIGGLDDDASDFTRSFVFPDQNKDTTTGSALQSSDPAVPSGSESKAGEATTSNNPSVSSTSSEDPPEKSTGSGGKPPEIPNKVRKKGQKRIRQPRFAFMTKSEVDHLEDGYRWRKYGQKAVKNSPFPRSYYRCTNSKCTVKKRVERSSDDPTIVITTYEGQHCHHTIGFPRGGIISQEVFAGQLAPPISQFYYPTVHHQLPQENPFFITQTRQTPGEAAGESRVMPQTNAQPPTDEGLLGDIVPPNMRNR, encoded by the exons ATGGAAGAAGGTGACAAATCCGATCCAGGAACCGAGTTCGCCAGCGACTCCAGCTGGCCACTCGGTCCTCACGACTCGGACAACGTGTATTTCTTCGCCAACAACAACCGCGGAGGCCGCCGAGGCGAGGACGACACGACGATTCTCAGCGAGTTCGGGTGGAATCTCCGGCCCGAAAGCGACGATCCGAACCGGATCGGCGGCCTCGATGACGACGCCTCCGATTTCACTAGAAGCTTCGTGTTTCCGGATCAAAACAAAGATACCACCACCGGCAGCGCTCTGCAGAGCTCCGACCCGGCAGTTCCGTCCGGTTCTGAAAGTAAAGCCGGCGAAGCAACAACGTCGAATAATCCTTCGGTTTCTTCGACCTCCAGCGAGGATCCGCCGGAGAAATCCACGGGCTCCGGCGGAAAACCGCCCGAGATACC gaaCAAGGTCAGAAAGAAGGGACAAAAGCGAATCCGGCAGCCGCGTTTCGCATTTATGACAAAGAGTGAGGTTGATCATCTTGAAGATGGCTATAGATGGCGCAAATATGGACAGAAGGCTGTTAAAAACAGTCCATTTCCTAG GAGCTACTACCGCTGCACAAATAGCAAATGCACTGTAAAGAAAAGGGTGGAACGCTCATCAGACGATCCCACTATTGTAATAACTACCTATGAAGGCCAACATTGTCATCACACGATCGGATTCCCTCGTGGTGGAATCATTAGTCAAGAAGTCTTTGCTGGACAGTTGGCTCCTCCGATCTCACAATTTTATTATCCAACAGTTCATCATCAGTTACCTCAAGAAAATCCATTCTTTATAACACAGACTCGGCAAACACCGGGCGAAGCAGCTGGTGAATCCCGTGTAATGCCCCAAACAAATGCACAGCCTCCTACTGATGAAGGACTTCTGGGGGATATTGTGCCTCCTAACATGCGTAACAGATGA